Below is a genomic region from Deltaproteobacteria bacterium.
TCAAAGGGATCCGGAGGACTGAGCGTGCATAAAAATTGGCCATGGCGCTGAAAAGTTTTCTTTTGATTCCCCAGCCGAGAATCTTGCTCCCCGGCTGATAGCGGGACGCAACGGTCAAGTCGTTTGAACTTCCCGCTTTGACCAGAGAGATTAGCTCCTTGGGATCATGCGAAAAGTCAGAATCCATTTCGATCACGAAATCATAGCCTTCCTTGTTAAGGGCATAACGAAACCCCTCGAGGACAGCCCCGCCTCGGCCGTCTTTTACCTTTCTGACAGCGAGCCAGACCTTTTGACCCAGTTGTGGATGCTTGGTGACGAGGTCCGCAGTGCCGTCAGGGGAGGAATCATCCACCACCAGGACGTCAAATTTAAAGTCACCCGTTTCCTCTGCCAGAATGGAGTCGATCAGGCGGGTGATATTCAGTGATTCGTTATAGGTTGGGATAATAACAAGGGTTTTTTTTGGCATGGTTTTACCTTGAGTGTTTTTCTAAAAATTGGCTTAACGTTTTTGTAATATGACTGACCCCTTCTTCCTGAATACCGGAGTGACATCCGATGAAGAAGGCATGATCCCGCAGTCGACGGGACCTTTCGAGTTTCCCCACAATTCGATGAGAGAGATTCCGGAAGCCTGGTTGGTCTGGGAGACAGCCGCCCATCATGGCACGGGTTTCAATTCCATGAGCTTCCAGGTGCTCACAAAGCTCTCGTCGAGTGAAGGAAGAATTTTCCTTAACGATCAAAGGGAATCCATAATAGGCAGCAAGGGTTCCAGGGGTAGGTGTGAGAGAACGTATTGATTCACCAAAGGGCTCGATTTCTCTCAAGAGCCTTCCAGCGATCTCACGCCGCCGTTTATTAAGAGATTCTAGTTTATTGAGTTGCACCAAACCGAGGGCTGCTACCATTTCCGTCATCCGAACGTTAAACCCAAGTCGGGTAAAGACATAACGGTGATCGTAGTCTTTCAGGATCTCATCAGAATAAAAGCGGGTTGGGTGTCCTCGAAGACGACCAAACTCTCGCAGGGAACGGAGTGCGGCCTCCAGTTGTGGATCTCGAGTAAAGATCATTCCTCCCTCGCCCGTGGTGATGTTGTGTGCCACAAAAAAACTCAAGGTGCTCACGAGTCCGAAAGAACCAACTTTTTTCCCTTGCCATTCGGCGCCGTGGGATTCACAGCAGTCTTCGAGAACAAGAAGACTGTGTCGATTCGCAATTTTCATGATCCTTTCCATATTTGCCGGGAAACCGAGATTGTGAACCGGCATGATCAGTTTTGTTTTCTTCGTGAGAGCCGCTTCAATTTCCAGAGGATCGAGACACCAAGAGCTTTCGTCAACATCCAGATAAACCGGAACGAGTCCCAGCTGATAAATGGGGGAAGAAACCGTGGCGAAGGTGGCCGCTGGAACAATGACCTCATCGCCTCGTTTCAGATAGCCGCAATCGATCAGGGCATTCAGAGCGAGAAGGTTGGCCGATGAACCGGAATTCACGGCAATCGAGGATGGCATTCCCACATAAGCGGCGAATTGTCTTTCAAACGCCTCGGTTTTTTCCCCTTGTGAGAGTCTCAAGTCTAACAGCGTTTCCAAGGCAGCCATAACTTCCTCGACACCGTAGACAGGATAACCGACGCTAATCCGGGTCTTCCCTTCCATCTGATTGGACTTGTTATCCCTTCTCTTGGAAAACTCTTCCTGGAGAAGCGGTTGAATCTCTTCCTGAAACTTTATCATCGTCATGGGAGCTCCCTTTCTATCTCCAAAGTTCTTTCTATACCCTCTCGTAAGCCAACTTGAGGGTGCCAATCCAATATTTTTTTTGCTTTGTCATAGGAAATGTTTCCCCCCACCTGATCTTTTTCTGGTCTAAAGAGGGAGGGATGACTCTCAATTTCAATTGAATGCCCCCATATTTTTTTTGACAATTCTTGAATCAGCCGGACGATTTCGGTCATTTCGCACTCCTCCCCCGAGAGATTCCAAACCTGGAAAGTTTCCCCTTGAGGAGAACCGTGCTGAATAATTCGCAAGACCCCTTCCATAAGATCATCGATATAGAGAAAATTTCTCCTGACAGAGAGATTCCCTACCTTCGTCTTTTTTGTTCCTTTTTTAAGTTCATTGATCAGAGAAGGAATCAGCTGGATAGGCCTTTGACGAGGTCCGTAAAGATTTGAGGCCCGGATAACAACCACCGGAATTCCATAGCATTGGGAATAAGCCCTGAGAATCTCCTCGGAAATCAATTTGCTGGCTCCATAGGGATCGATCGGGGAGGGGAGGGTTTCCTCGGTGACTCTTTCCCGAGAGGAGCCGTAAATACGGTCAGAGGAGAGATAACAAACAGGCAGTTTTCTTTCATTCTTTCTCAGGCACCGGACAATCTTG
It encodes:
- a CDS encoding polyprenol monophosphomannose synthase, translating into MPKKTLVIIPTYNESLNITRLIDSILAEETGDFKFDVLVVDDSSPDGTADLVTKHPQLGQKVWLAVRKVKDGRGGAVLEGFRYALNKEGYDFVIEMDSDFSHDPKELISLVKAGSSNDLTVASRYQPGSKILGWGIKRKLFSAMANFYARSVLRIPLSDYTNGYRCYKLGLLRKLDFSKVHAKGYIVMSELAYQFYLRGAKIGTIPSIFVNRTRGGSNLDLAEISEAFFAVPKIYCKYRNERRQQCLR
- a CDS encoding aminotransferase class I/II-fold pyridoxal phosphate-dependent enzyme; translation: MTMIKFQEEIQPLLQEEFSKRRDNKSNQMEGKTRISVGYPVYGVEEVMAALETLLDLRLSQGEKTEAFERQFAAYVGMPSSIAVNSGSSANLLALNALIDCGYLKRGDEVIVPAATFATVSSPIYQLGLVPVYLDVDESSWCLDPLEIEAALTKKTKLIMPVHNLGFPANMERIMKIANRHSLLVLEDCCESHGAEWQGKKVGSFGLVSTLSFFVAHNITTGEGGMIFTRDPQLEAALRSLREFGRLRGHPTRFYSDEILKDYDHRYVFTRLGFNVRMTEMVAALGLVQLNKLESLNKRRREIAGRLLREIEPFGESIRSLTPTPGTLAAYYGFPLIVKENSSFTRRELCEHLEAHGIETRAMMGGCLPDQPGFRNLSHRIVGKLERSRRLRDHAFFIGCHSGIQEEGVSHITKTLSQFLEKHSR
- a CDS encoding NAD(P)-dependent oxidoreductase, which encodes MNTAVLCGGTGFVGRHLGGRLEKLGWRVVSLGRSSDEKELETVLHEANLVFHLAANIAVQKSLEDPESFIRENTEVTLKIVRCLRKNERKLPVCYLSSDRIYGSSRERVTEETLPSPIDPYGASKLISEEILRAYSQCYGIPVVVIRASNLYGPRQRPIQLIPSLINELKKGTKKTKVGNLSVRRNFLYIDDLMEGVLRIIQHGSPQGETFQVWNLSGEECEMTEIVRLIQELSKKIWGHSIEIESHPSLFRPEKDQVGGNISYDKAKKILDWHPQVGLREGIERTLEIERELP